The following proteins come from a genomic window of Nocardiopsis sp. YSL2:
- the pdxH gene encoding pyridoxamine 5'-phosphate oxidase — protein MDHQDPAELRKPYMGDPLRRSDLADHPMTQFHLWFNDAVESGLAEPNAMVLSSVEPSGMPRSRTVLMKGYDSTGLRFFTNYTSRKGQALAADPRAGVVFPWHAVRRQVLVAGRVERLSDEENDRYFATRPRGSQLGAWASERQSQPVADREELDRLYREFDHVWAIDEEIPRPSYWGGYRLLPEEVEFWQGGADRMHDRFRYLRDPAGGWAIDRLEP, from the coding sequence GTGGACCACCAAGACCCCGCCGAACTGCGCAAACCGTACATGGGTGACCCCCTGCGCCGTTCGGACCTGGCCGACCACCCGATGACCCAGTTCCATCTGTGGTTCAACGACGCCGTCGAGTCGGGACTGGCCGAGCCCAACGCCATGGTGCTGTCGTCCGTCGAGCCGAGCGGCATGCCCCGCTCGCGCACCGTGCTGATGAAGGGCTACGACAGCACCGGTCTGCGCTTCTTCACCAACTACACCTCGCGCAAGGGGCAGGCCCTGGCCGCGGACCCCCGGGCCGGCGTGGTCTTCCCCTGGCACGCCGTCCGCCGCCAGGTCCTGGTCGCCGGGCGGGTGGAGCGGCTCAGCGACGAGGAGAACGACCGCTACTTCGCGACGCGCCCGCGCGGCTCCCAGCTCGGCGCCTGGGCCAGCGAACGCCAGTCGCAGCCGGTCGCCGACCGTGAGGAGCTCGACCGGCTCTACCGCGAGTTCGACCACGTGTGGGCGATCGACGAGGAGATCCCCCGGCCCTCCTACTGGGGCGGGTACCGGCTGCTGCCGGAGGAAGTGGAGTTCTGGCAGGGCGGCGCCGACCGGATGCACGACCGGTTCCGCTACCTGCGCGACCCCGCGGGCGGCTGGGCCATCGACCGCCTGGAGCCCTGA